In Panthera tigris isolate Pti1 chromosome C1, P.tigris_Pti1_mat1.1, whole genome shotgun sequence, the following proteins share a genomic window:
- the LOC102952476 gene encoding elongin-B-like, which yields MDVFLTISCHKTTIFMDAKESTTMFELKRTVEGILKQPPGEQQLYKDDQLLDDGKTLRECGFTSQTAGPQAPATVGLAFQADEAFKALHMEPFSSPPKLPDVMKPQDSGSSANKQVVQ from the coding sequence ATGGACGTGTTCCTCACGATCAGTTGCCACAAGACCACCATCTTCATGGACGCCAAGGAGTCGACTACCATGTTTGAGCTGAAGCGTACCGTCGAGGGTATCCTCAAGCAGCCGCCCGGTGAGCAGCAGCTGTACAAGGATGACCAACTTCTGGATGATGGCAAGACACTGAGAGAGTGCGGCTTCACCAGTCAGACGGCAGGGCCACAGGCCCCAGCCACCGTGGGGCTGGCCTTCCAGGCAGATGAAGCTTTCAAGGCCCTGCACATGGAGCCCTTCTCCAGTCCACCCAAGCTGCCCGATGTAATGAAGCCACAGGACTCAGGAAGCAGCGCCAACAAACAAGTGGTGCAGTGA